One Rosa chinensis cultivar Old Blush chromosome 3, RchiOBHm-V2, whole genome shotgun sequence DNA window includes the following coding sequences:
- the LOC112191309 gene encoding GRF1-interacting factor 1 codes for MQQHLMQMQPMMAGYYPNSVTTDHIQQYLDENKSLILKIVESQNSGKLSECAENQARLQRNLMYLAAIADSQPQPPTMHPQYPSGGMMQPGANYMQQQAAQQMSPQSLMAARSSMMYNQQPFSALQQQALHSQLAMSSGGSGGLHMLQNEASNAGGSGQLGAGGFSDFGRGEGLHRRMGSGSKQDLGSSDGRGGSSGGHGGDGGETLYLKSADD; via the exons ATGCAGCAGCACCTGATGCAGATGCAGCCCATGATGGCAGGCTATTATCCCAACAGTGTCACTACTGATCACATTCAACag TATTTGGATGAGAACAAGTCATTGATTCTGAAGATTGTTGAGAGCCAGAATTCAGGGAAATTGAGTGAATGTGCAGA GAACCAAGCAAGGCTACAGCGAAATCTGATGTACCTTGCTGCCATTGCTGATTCCCAACCCCAACCTCCCACTATGCATCCTCAG TACCCTTCCGGTGGCATGATGCAACCAGGAGCAAATTACATGCAGCAACAAGCAGCTCAACAGATGTCACCCCAATCGCTCATGGCTGCGCGTTCTTCCATGATGTACAACCAGCAGCCATTTTCAGCTCTGCAACAGCAAGCCCTGCATAGCCAACTTGCCATGAGCTCTGGAGGAAGCGGGGGACTTCACATGCTCCAGAATGAGGCAAGTAATGCAGGAGGCAGTGGGCAACTTGGGGCTggaggattttctgattttggacGTGGGGAAGGCTTGCATAGGAGGATGGGCAGTGGGAGTAAGCAAGATCTTGGTTCTTCTGATGGGCGGGGCGGGAGCTCTGGAGGCCATGGCGGAGATGGGGGTGAGACTCTTTACTTGAAATCCGCTGATGATTAA